The Salarias fasciatus chromosome 16, fSalaFa1.1, whole genome shotgun sequence sequence GCCCTTTTGCAGTATTGGTGTCGCGCGTTACATGTTGGAGGCATTGATAGTTCTGGCTAAGCTGATGTTGTCATGCAGAATGCTTTCTATCTTGTATcattcacattttcagcagatgACTGGCCATACAGGTGGCGCACATATTTCCAAAGTACTTCAAAGATGGACTGGTCCAGGTTAAAACTTCTACCCAGATTTGAAAATGCAGTTTGGTACTCTGCCTTCTCACAAGCTACAGAAAATGCCCCCCCCCTTTCCACTAGTAGATTCACAGCCTAAGAAGGTATCTGAGTCCCAATAAGTGCTGAACACAAACTCTGTCATGATCATCCCATCCCCAGGATGAAGCTCTCTGCCCCCACACTCCCCACGAAGTTTCTGAAGGCGCTCCTGCTGAGCGTCTTGAAAGCGTGCACGGCCACGGCGCCCACCGCGTTGAACCACAGTCCACCCCTCACTTTCCTCCCACATCAAGTACGCCAAAtctgcagaaataaaaaaaaaaaaataaggctggcaaaagaaagaaaacaaaaagaaagtgctatatgagaaaaatgaaataatcctTCAATGCGTGTTTTCATGCGGAATGTTTCGACCTGAGTCAGTCTTCTTCAggtataaacacacaaaaaaaaatttcagaTGAATAAAATGCACAATGTGGCCTCACAGAAAATAGAGGTTCTTGTCTATCCAAAGGATAAAGACAGAATCAAACAAAGCTATCGCTTGGTGCAATTTTTGAATGTTTCCCATCGTGTTGCCAAAAAATtctatacgagggggtacccaaaaattccaggaatttgattgtaactttttatttctgacatttcaaaataaaacatcactgtcgccttcaaaataatctccatccgcattaatgcagcgctccagccgtgtctcccacttcacgaatgtgtcgtgacacccgtgcgtaattgtgccattttgggCCGGCTgcgtttttttctgtcacctcctccacatctgcaaaccgctgtcccttcagctccttcttcattctggggaacaagaaaaagtcactcgaggctacatctggcaaataaggcggatgggagaggagattcatcttattcttggccagaaactgcgtgacgcgcagcgccgtgtccgctggcgctctgtggtggtggatcaaccgggctccactccgccactccgcgggccgcttcctcctcacatcctcacggagccgtctgaggacttcgatgtagtagtcctgatttacagtctgacctggagggacaaactcgctgtggacgataccctggacagcgataaagcagatcagcattgttttcactgctgagcggacctgacgcgcggacatctggcccttttcaaaccgcccgaaccactcatggacctgagtcttccccagagcatcatccttgtaggcttgctgcaacaaggtgagtgtttctgctgctgttttttcccagcaaaaagcagaatttaatgtttgcctgctgctctggctttccggttaatgtcgccattttggaaaaagcacagaccgctgctgcactctgttactataaatagcgcctgacaggcgtcagtgtaactctgggagctcagctttttcacagatatacacgaggcttacctgcagcacatctgacggccagaagtcaaaactcattattattagtattttatgaccaaattccaggaatttttgggtaccccctcgtatttgttcttttttctcagaTTCAGGTGCATATAGCATATATTTGAtgactttcaaaaagttttctttaTGCTTtcatcctctgagctgctggaagactGTAGCCTGGTCGCAGCCATCTTGAATATTTTGTGCTCTCCTACTGGACCAACAGGTTCTACTTCGTgtgatgcttagcccacctacgggttTCGCTATCGGTAACTCCTcttggcgccagccagacaATGAGACAGATCGAAGCAGTTGCTGCCTCATCCTGTACGTGCAGTGGCGCttgccacgcccctcaccatGGCTATATAAGCTGTGTGAGCCCCTCaatctcccttcttctttctcagctcCTGAGATCAAGATTGATGCAAGCCAAAGACAAAGACGACGACGTGATGAAAAAGATGTACAAGACCGGCCGAGATAACTCACCTTCCGGCGTCGGGCTCTTCACATGCCGCAGCTGAGAGACTCCGCTGCACGAGAGGGACCGGCATGACCACTGCTTCACCTGCCTGGGATGGCAGCATCAAGTTCACTGTGCTTCCTGCTCGGCCTGCCTTCTCCTCCCGCTCGAAGAAATCGAGTGTCGCATTGCCTTCATGGGAGACGTGTCTCCCGCTTCCGCATCTGGAGAATCCGGCCCCGACAAAGCTGCCTTGCCTCCCGCTCTCGCTTCGGCCAAGTGGGCCGAATCCAACGAGGCAGTGGAGGCTGGTCAATAGGGGGCGCTGGGGCACCGCCCTCACCTACAATAAGTCGTCAGATCAGTACAATCAGTCTacacaattttcagaaaatataaaactttgaGTGTATAATTTCTATGAATAATATACAtgtaaaatattgtattttcaggcattacattgtttctttttaatcatttttgatttttcataatttttcatttctgtATGAAtaacacttcctggttttgagGCACCGGACAGATAGATCCTATGGAGAGCCACAAACTTTTTACTGACACGTGACTTAAGGCTGCATTTTAATTGGTTTCTTACAAATCGGGTTTGTGGCCAACTCTGTGCGCCACGCATACGCCCACTTTTTATTATCAACAAATTAGAatagttttatttctgttattttgttgCAGTGACCTTGTCACTCATCTGCACTCGTGCATTTTCAGCTCTAACTATGTCCACACATcaggaagtgatggagctggAGCCTGTTGCATGGTAAGAGTAAATGAGTGCAAGAAgtgacagctgctgtttcatttgtttgttctcCAAGACTGAAGGAACAGATTTTTCATGTGATCTGTTGAGGCATCTGCTTTATAGGATCTTTTTGTTGCtagattttttaaattttatttacaaaGGTACTAACTGGTAATTTTCCTGATTTTTCAGTCAGAGCTCCATGTTTAATCATTTCTGAAGGCAGCTTTGTTTACAGAGACTTCATTATCTGTCATATTTATTGGTTGTGCttggttttcattcattgttaaTGAGACTGAGAATCCATTATGTTATGTGGTTTAAATTTTATTCAAGTTTCAGGATTAAATGTTCTTTAGAAGTGaaagtttattgattttgataGGATGTTCTTGCATTATTATGGCATATCATATTAGTTGAAAATGGTCTCAAGATAACATTGTTGTTTAGTGCAATGTTATCACTTATTGCGATAATTTCTGACTTACTACTAATAACTACATAGAAAATTTTGTTATTACTGTATGTGAAAATAAGCTGGTTACCAGGTAAATGGATTTCCCCAAGGGGacaaataaagttatttttttttctgtctatctGGTTCTATAATCAATGTATAATTGTTACAAAGACCAAGACAGTGAACCATGTACCTGTGGATGTGGCAGACAtaccatttcttcaaaataaaacagatgacaaTGTTTGATTATAAACCTATaaactcctaaaaaaaaaattgtcaccAGCCACCACTGCAATGAGGATATGAGAAGCCATCGTGGCTCATCGGACTCTCCTGGGAGGTCTGAGCAGCTTGACGATTCCATGTCTACCATGTCGACGAGCGGCGGGAGCTCCAGCTGCGAACCGGTGGAGCATTTCGCTGCTCTCTTCACCGCCGCTCCAGACCGCACCGGGCTCGCACTCCCACCTCAGCCTCCTGATCCGACGCCGCGTGACTCAGGCaacccagtcctggtccaggaccaggactacggTTCTCTGCCCAGAGGTGCCGTCAATCATGGACAATGTGCGGCGTGATTGGAGTACGCCTCTCACCGCCAAGGGCTGGCGAAAGGCTACCGTGAATATTCCTGCTTGGATGGATGTTCCTGCGTCCATGGTGTCCCGACGATCAAGGACTCCATGAGACTCTGCCTACTGTCCACCTCCACTCCTTGGCAATACGGTAAGCCCATGTTGCCCTCTGAGAGAGACAGCACATAGCTTCCTTTCTGGACCGTTGTTATGCCACTGGAACTCAGGTGTTTGCGTTGGCTAACAATATGACATTCCTCCTAGGCTCCATCAACAAGCTCTGCCACGAACGGTCAGAACTGTCACCGGAGGACATCGCAGAGGTCCAGAACACAGCCGAGGTCCCGATGAGGATGAGCCGGGCCATCGCTGTCGATGGAGGGCGCACCATGGCCAATGCCCAGCTTGGTATGAGACATATCTGGCtcggcctctcctccctccatgaCCAGGATCAGAAAGGCGTCTTGGGGCTGCCCCTTTCCACATCCTCTCTCTTCGGAGGCGGTGTCcagaggctcgcagcagctcgcccccaCTTTCAGCCATGACGCGGGCAGGGAGGCCCCCGTCGTCGGCCCGCAGAACGGAGGAGGTCCGCCCCCTGGGATTCAGCAGTGCCTGGGCAGACAGGACCAGCCGACCACCATCAAAGATCCACTCCCAGGGCGCGGAACACGCGAAATGGAACAAGGCTCCGGTGTCGAGGAGGCTTCCTCCCACTCGTTCCTCTAAtgtcaaaaatgtaaataaaggccgtcaggcccgttacattaCTAAGGAGCAGTCCTCCTTGCACCACACACGCCCACTGATCGCGTTCACGCTGCAGAGGTGCATTTAGCTCAACAGGggcgtctcctcctcttcttcggcCGCTGCTTGGGAGAAGGGGCAGACAGAGGCGACCAGGCACGTTCTGGATACCCCGCGCTCACTGATGTGACGACAGGAGACATGCCCCCGCTCATGCGCCCTGGGCTTTCCATGGCCAGGAGCGCTAAGCGTCTCTCACCGACGGCATTTGCGGTGCTGTGCGTCACTATGTGGAGACGTAGTGACGTCAGCGGAGGCGCCCTGTCATCTCTGTCAGCTCCAGGTCTAATCGCGTCTGACCACGTTTGTGGAATGCGGAAGTGGGGGATGAGTGAGGATGCTCCTGCCGCTGATAAGCGCCCCGAGCTGACTCGCACCTCAAGCTGACTCGAGCTGGGGTGAGTGATCTCCCCCCTCCTGCTCACGCCAGGAGCACTGGGCATTCTTCTACTGCATCTTTCACCTGCTCACCTCCGCCGAGCTCGCGGCAGAGCCggggaaaatataaatattatataaatatatatattggtACTGTCTCCCCGCTGCCCGGGTCTGATCACAGCGCTGCTGGCTCGACGCGGTTTGAATTCACGGCCGCTTCGTCTGCATTGGTCACCACGTTTTGGCAGGGGTTGGCAGGGCACCTGGCTTCTCCTCCCACCATCCAGGCCGTGCACGGCCCTTTCGAGGGAGGCCCCCCGCGTCTGTGCTCCGAGACGGCGGGCGGGCCGGTGTGTCTGGATGTGAACACAGTGCAGCTGCTGACGCTTCACTTCCACATGTGGAGAGACGTGCTGGGCCTGCTCTTACCCTGGCTGTCTGggacactgagaaacggttacGCCCTGCAGTTTGCATGCCCCCCCCCATTCTGTGGCATCCTCCGCACGTAGCTCGGTTGCCCCTCCGGGACGGCCACGTTCATGGAGGAGGTGTCCTCTCTCTTGCACAGAGGCACAATAAAGGAGGTGTACCTGGAGGAGGCACACTCGGGTttcgcatgctgacggtcaaacacctcctggagaatGTCTGCCCCGTGGATTGATTGACGTCAATCAACCTCAAGGACTCCTatttccacatccccattcttcTGAGGCACAGGAAGTTCCTCAGATTTGCCACCGGGACCGTTGTTTTCAGTACAACTGCCTCTCCTTCGGTTACTCCCTCGCCATGCGTGCCTTCTCCAAATGCGTCGAGACTGtgctggagcccctccgtcaTCAAGGTCTGAGAATCCTCACCTGCATCGACGACTGGTTGTGCTGGCCGTAGAGCACACAGCCTGGGTTCCACAACACGTCACGAAGTTGGGCTTTGTTGTGAACAAAGAAAAGAGTGTGTTCCTTCCGGCCCAGCGGACCATGTActgaggcctggagctggacgcTCTGACCATGATGGCTCGTCTCTCCAGAGAGAGACAGTCCTCacttctgtctctgctgtggaTTCTGGTGACATGTCCCTTGGTGCGAGTCCACCAAGTGAGGGTTGCACTGGGCATGATGGCGGCGGCCCACCCGGTGGTGCGCCTGGGCCTCCTGCATATGCGGAGGCTCCAGAGGTGGTCCGATAGCCTCCGCCTACGGTCGTTGAgggacagaaacaggaaggtCCCTGTTCCACCCTCGGCATGGGAGGATCTCGCGTTATGGATGAACCCGGGTCACCTCCAACAGGGCATGCGTATGGGCTGTGTCTTGCAccacgtcgaggtgttcacaGACGCATCACTCGCGGGTTGGGGCGGCACTCTCGGCCACTCTGCAGCGGGTGGAGTCTAGGAGTCCACACTCGCCCACATCAATCTTCTGGAAATTACAGCAGTTCAGAAGGTGCTGCTTCACTTCCGACCCGAGTTGCAAGGAAAACATGTTCTCGTCAGGTCAGACAACactaaccttgcatagcagatgggcctgcctgattcagttcctgaaatcctgcagatcccatcttgtagcgctccattGACCAATCGTTTCACTCGGTTAAAATTTCACCGGCCCCATCagggaaaagaggaagagagaagacgtgacgacagcgggaagcgcTTGAAAGTTCGGAAACAATGGCGGCATGTGAAGCGATCTCCatggacacggcaatatctgcaggTTTATACGAAAgcgactcaatttcttctttgaaagaggagcacagaacatcacttcaagcctttttgtcaggaaacgatgtctactgcttctcagcagcagcgcacgtaAGCTACATCATACCGTGGCTTGATGTGgcttggtctgtggtgagtgtgccgtgtgtcaatcagaacggtcatccaatcttcttcttctttggttcgaacggtcgtccaGTCGCCAGCTACTGATTGTTTGAAGGTCCCACTTCTGAAATCAgatcggaagagcggctacccagatggacttgtgaaatatttccgtggtggacatatgaaactgtccatctggcatGTCAGGTTAAGACAACACGACGGTTGTGGCCTACCTGAACAGACATGGGGGACCAGATCTCCTCCCCTGCATCGCAACGCGGTGGAGATTCTGCTGTGGGCAGATTCTCACCTAGCCTCTCTGAAAGTGCGACATGTGCCACGGGCTCTTAATGTCGGCATGGACAGAATGTCTCAGGGAGGCCCACTGCTCGACGAGTGGTGCCTGTCACCCTGGATAATTACTGAGATCTTGCGCAGGTTCGGCCGCCCCCTAGCTGACCTTTTCGCAAGTGCAGAGAACACATAGTGCCCTCTGTTTCTTGCTCAGGTCGTCAGATGACCCTCCTCTCGGGGTGGATGCCTTGGCTCACAGGTCGTGGCCTCAGGGCCTCCTGTACGCCTTCCCACCGACCCGCCTCCTTGACCCCTGCTTCGTAGGGTGAGATTGCTGGGCCTTCACATCTTGGTAGTGGCCCCAGACAATCCCAGCACcaggtggttcccggacctggtgcAGATGGCGGTCGAGGATCCCTAGCTGATCTCCAACGAACCAGACACTCTAATCCAGGCAGGGGGCACTCTTCGGTCCTGCCCTGTCCTGGGCAGGAGACTCCTGGTCTGGATGCTGAGAGGGTCAGACTAGCCGGGCCCCCTCCACTATTAAGGCCTATAGGTCTCGGTGGCGCCTCTTTGCGACATGGTGTCGGGAAAGAGGTCTGGACCCCAGCTCCTGCTCCGCTGGTGGGATTCTGGAGTTTTTACAGGGACTCTTAGATAGTGGCCGGTCTGCATCCACCCTCAGGGTGTTTGCATCTGCCATCATGACAGGTCACAAGggcttcagctgcttttcagcGCACAGCCATCTGCTGGTTCAAGCATTTCCTCCGGGGTGCGTGCAGGCTGAGGCCTTCCCCGAGGCATGTGGTTTCCCCTTGGGATCTCCACACTGTGTTGGAGGGTCTGAGGGGACCTCTGTTTGACCCTCTGGGACAGACGGACGTCCGTTTTCTATCATTCAAGGTTGCTGTCCTTTTGGTCTTGGCCTCGGCCAAAAGAGTCGGTGATTTGTGCGTCCTGTCGGTCCATCCCTCCTGTTTATCGTTCAGTCAGGATGGCGGACGAGTTAATCTCTGGCCCAATCCAGCCTTTCACCCCAAGGTGATAACCTCGGACTTTCGGTCAAGAGTAATCTGGATCGGGGCACTTGTTGCTTCGCCGGGCTCGTCAGTGGATGAGGCACGGCTGCAGTTTTTGTGTCCGGTCAGCGCCTTGCGTTGCTACATGGAGCGCACAGTTAGCTTCCGgactacggaccagctgttcGTGGGGTTTGGAGCCAGGGGGCGTGGTGCCCCGCTGTCATCCCAGCGccttgcccactgggttggTGGTGCTATTGCTGCGGCTTACGAGCCATGGAACCGTCCTCCGCCTGCAGTGATCCGGGCCCACTCTGCACGTGGAGTTTCCACATCTGTggctctgtgcagaggggtcactgTGGGTGACATCTGTCAGGCTGCCTTCTGGACTTCGGCATCCACCTGTGTGCGGTCAAATCTCGTAGATATGTACAGGTACTCGGTGGCTCTGTCGGTCTTAAGCGGGGACAGGGGTCCTGTCACTTAGATGACTTGACTGGTCTCgctggctgctgtgttttccctggGGGGATACAGGTTGCAGTAGTGAAAGTAGTGAACCCTGGTGCATGTCGGGTGGGCTCTATCGAGGCCTAACCCGGTGTGTATCTGTTTGCTGTCGTTATGTCACCACTGTTTCTGACACGTGTGCGATCAGCGCCTCAGTGCGAGGGCGCTTGACGTCGGTGTCTTGAGGACTCTGTGGGCGGTGCCTGGCGTACGGCCCGCTTTGCTCCTTCATTTCCGTGCCAATCTTGTCAGCCTGTCTAGCTGGGGGTACATTTATCCCTACAGCCCCTGCCTTTGGTAGTTACCAATGGCGAAGTCCGTAGGGGGGCTAAGCATTGCACGAAGTAGAAATAATAGTTACTGAACGTAACAACGGTTCTACAAGTGAGTGCATGCCCACCTACCCGCAAGCCCAGCTGGACTGCCTCTCTCCTGTGAGCTGATTCCAAGAAGGGAGATTGACGGGCTCACCCAGCTTATATAGGCatggtgaggggcgtggcatgCGCCACCGCACCTACAGGATTGGCGTAGCAACTGCTTTGAtttgtctcagtgtctggctggcgaGAAGAGGAGGTACCAAtggcgaagcccgtaggtgggcacgcacacactcgtagaacctTGGTTACATTCAGTCACTATTTTAGTAAATTAGTTTACCctcacagggattctgaaaaccatttattgaggtaaaaatgttACTTCGTTCTGCTTTAAATTTAATCAGAATTATGTGTAAGAACCCGTGTGTGCACATACTTCCTAAAAAACTCAGAATAGCTTCAAAattccacttttttcttttttttccctttgttgttgttgttgttttcttgtcaCTATAAAACTGTTTCAActcaaaaaaacaccaacaataaTGTCATTTATCAGGATCTGATAAATTTCCCATCTTCAATTGTAGCGATCATTTCTCATGAAGAATTTTCATCATCGATGATAATTCTTGACACCTGTCTATGTTTTCTTATGAATTATTGACAAATATGGTATTTTAGTGTTTGAAGAATATCACTGTAAGAGTTCTTGGGAAAAGAAGCTTTCACATTTGCGCATTAGCATATCAATTTTTACAATTCAAAATTGTctcaaagaggaaaaagaaagatctattaaaacatattaaaatatattataaAAAAACACCTGAGTGGTACAGCCATGGTGGATCTTATATGATCTGAAGAAAAACTGTaccgaatttttttttttattattagaatatatttattcatcaCAGATTACAACGCAGGTACAAGGCAGTGATGAGTATAAATAGATATCTACATCTTGGTAGATAGTGACCAGTTTTTACAATAATAAATTTTGTAAACGTCACAAAATTCAAGCATAAAGCTCATGATCAGACAGAGTAACACAACAACATGATCAACAAGGATTCCTTTTTGATTTTAACCTTTCATATACTGTCATGCACAAATATATCATTCGGTTTCGAATTTTTGTCAGGATCAGTCCATAAATAACAGGGTTCATAATCGGTGGAAAAATCAGGAACTGAACGGCCATGAAGTTCTTTAAATTCTGCGTCATAGATGCTGATCCATACCTGGAGTACATTACATCGAAAAGCAGAGCAGTTGTGACATTAAAGAGACAAAATAAATGAGGCACACACGTCTGAATAAACTTCCTCCTGCCTTCCTTGGAGTTTAAAGCTGCCTTTACGAGCTGTGTGTACGACAGCGTAATGAACAAAGCATGACCTAAATAAAAGGATATGGCAATAAGTCCAAATACATCGTTTGCTGTCGTTGAACCACACGCAAGTTTAACCAGGGACCAGTTCTCACAGTAAAGTTTGTCGATTTGTGAGCCGCACAGTTTGAGTCTTGAAGTTAAGGTTATGATGATAGttagagagcagagaggaaaaatcCAGGACAGACTCACTAACACCACGGTCTTCCTCACAGACATGACAGAGTGGTACTCCAGGGGTCGGCATATGGCCACATATCTGTCGTAGGCCATCACCACCAATATGGAGTAGTCCACCTTTGCATTGGAATAAATCACAAAAACTTGCAACAGGCATCCCACATATGAAATCACCTGGATGTCAGACAGCAGATCAAAGGCAAATTTGGGGTAAAATCCTGCAGCTCCATAAAgtccattaaaacacaaaaaccccaaaaataTATACATGGGTTCATGGAGGTTTCGATCGAATATTATGGTTAAAATGAGAGACATATTCACAAAGACAATAAGAAAATAGCATAGCAAAGTCAGAGAGAAGAGCACAGCTCTGCAGTTGGTTGTTGTGCTGAAGCCAGACAGTGAAAAATACAGAACTGTACCAGATACATTACTCATCCTGCTGACCCGTCGTCCAGACACAGAACTATAAACATCATTCAAGCATGTGTTGGACAGTTTGATGTAAGCTCACATAGACAAGTAAGGAAAGCCTGAAGATTTAATCTTATCAGATGCCGTGCCATTGGCTGACAGTTCAGATGTTTTGCATATTCAGCAGCTCATCCTGTGATGTCCCTTGTTAACCAggcaaatgaaagaaatgaccCTGATCTAAACCCCAAATGTAATGCAGGACTgctatgaaaacatttttaaaaagagctAAATTGCTCTGTTGTTTCTACCTGATGCTCAAGAATAATAACATGTCCAATAATTTAATTTGTAAAAGTGTAAACTGACATCTGACATCCTGCAGTGATTTCTAccaagatttatttttctttgacaGTACACAGTACTGTTTGACTTGAGGACCATGTACTGGTGTCCTTTCTCTCCGTGAGAATTTACTTGCTCAGTTGGGGATATACCAACATCTTTtatgtgaggagtttgcaagtTCTCCCTCTGTGTGGGTCCTCTGAAGGAGAACCCTTCCACGGTTGTTGGTCTGGCACACTTCGTCACTGCATGTGAAGAACACcggtctccagcagcagcttcagcatggTCATCCATAATGATAAAATTAGGCCTGTGTTGTTCATAGAAAAGGACTGGATTAATGATCTTATTCGTGCAGTATGAGCTTGAGGCTGTACCATTCACAAAGTGGAGGGTAGTTCTCCATTCACCAGACACTCCTGGCTACACTGCAACACCACCACCAAAAACTTGTCTGCCTGGTAAGAACAGTGGCTGATACACACTGCTGTCCTTGATGCCTCTAACATCAGAGACTTCTTTCAATTTCTGCCAAACGTGAATATACCTTGATCAGAGAACAGTAATGAGGCCTATTTGACCCACATCTGCCACAAATGCTCCCTAGTCTGTGCAAGACGATGGCACCTGTTCCTGGTGGTCTGGTCAGGCACTCTTGCAGGTCATCTGGCACGCAGACCACTCAAATGTAAATGGTTTCTAATGGTCTGGCCAAAAGATGTCCTGTTCTGTGACTTTCTGTGACTCCTCCAGTCTTTCTATATCTGTGTTGTAGCCTCCTGATGACACTGGGAGACCCTTTGCTCAGTGGACACTTCCGTCTGATAACTTCCTCTGTGAAGCCCTCAGTAGCGAGGTCCCGTTGATCAACTCTGAGGCGTCGTCTTGATCtcatgatgtgaaaatgtgaacagAATGATGAGGAGGACTGTTTAAAGTAGAAAATTCCCATGGAACTATTGTCTTTGTGCCCGCAAGCTGCTGCCAAatctgtgtatgtgtatgtgtgtgggtgtttgtatAACCCCGGCatattcactgtgagctctgagctgagatcagccatgacagagCTGCATCcggcagccatgacagtgaatcagcagttttttaTGCTGTGcacatggttgaagaaatgtcgaGAGAGGcgaacttgatttttttttttttttttgcacttttagcatcacaagcctttcatggatttatctTGAAaatttcatgtctgtaggattATCCATATAGCCATGGTGTGTTTGTGAACATGTGCaaacttttggattcaggcAAGACAGTCTCTCttcaaaatgcattggagcagatgggagaaactcatgcactctcctcaaacaaatgcatctggagagagaatcACTTGAGATAAAGACAAAATGGACCAGATTGCGAGTACCACAAGAAAAATACCTCTGTTTTGAGGTATAATTTGTGAAGATTGGGCCCGAGATGTGGCAAGGGGGACGAGAGAGAGAAGTCTTTTTTGGATTAAATcgagagcctcccgcactctaaattcctttgtCCCACTCTagcctctccaata is a genomic window containing:
- the LOC115402678 gene encoding olfactory receptor 1D2-like, whose amino-acid sequence is MSNVSGTVLYFSLSGFSTTTNCRAVLFSLTLLCYFLIVFVNMSLILTIIFDRNLHEPMYIFLGFLCFNGLYGAAGFYPKFAFDLLSDIQVISYVGCLLQVFVIYSNAKVDYSILVVMAYDRYVAICRPLEYHSVMSVRKTVVLVSLSWIFPLCSLTIIITLTSRLKLCGSQIDKLYCENWSLVKLACGSTTANDVFGLIAISFYLGHALFITLSYTQLVKAALNSKEGRRKFIQTCVPHLFCLFNVTTALLFDVMYSRYGSASMTQNLKNFMAVQFLIFPPIMNPVIYGLILTKIRNRMIYLCMTAEAIGPPLEPPHMQEAQAHHRVGRRHHAQCNPHLVDSHQGTCHQNPQQRQKYTSFIVPLCKREDTSSMNVAVPEGQPSYVRRMPQNGGGHANCRAHTGPPAVSEHRRGGPPSKGPCTAWMVGGEARCPANPCQNVVTNADEAAVNSNRVEPAAL